The following proteins are co-located in the Pedobacter sp. FW305-3-2-15-E-R2A2 genome:
- a CDS encoding RagB/SusD family nutrient uptake outer membrane protein, with amino-acid sequence MKIKKKKDERNIVFFAKIFFIIIAVLSLASCKKYLDLKPNASLYVASSLRDCQALLDDYSVMNLAYPVDGEASSDNYYLTDASWSSLPDVEAQETYIWALQAQHRTSQWSAPYKAVFNSNLVLQLLEKISPSSGSDYNAIKGAALFFRGYSFFNIASLFCKPFDAASAQQDPGIPIRQSTDVEVEDDRGTVQQTYNQIIQDLKTAFELLPETSPIKSRPTKTAALAALARVYLAMGDYKNAGEMADACLKKYNILLDFKLINSSAPFPFSRFNTEVIFSASMPPSSSLTQNNAKILKSLYDSYDVNDIRKTAFFRANTGINIGTFAFKGSYDGSSNLFCGFATDEVYLIRAECYARDGKITEALKDLNDLLITRWKDQTINGITTTTYTKYVTSSADVALGFVLNERRKELIFRGIRWTDLRRLNRESQFSVILNRSVNGNSYTLPPNDLKYTLLIPRDVISNSSISQNPR; translated from the coding sequence ATGAAGATTAAAAAAAAGAAAGATGAAAGAAACATAGTTTTTTTCGCTAAAATATTTTTTATAATTATTGCTGTATTAAGTTTAGCCTCTTGTAAAAAGTATCTAGATTTAAAACCAAACGCATCACTATACGTTGCATCAAGCTTAAGGGATTGTCAGGCATTGCTAGATGATTACTCGGTCATGAATCTTGCTTATCCGGTGGATGGTGAAGCATCAAGTGATAATTATTACCTAACTGATGCAAGTTGGTCCTCATTACCTGATGTAGAGGCGCAGGAAACCTATATTTGGGCTCTTCAGGCACAGCATAGAACTTCTCAATGGTCAGCACCATATAAAGCCGTATTTAATAGTAACTTAGTCTTACAATTATTGGAGAAAATTAGTCCCTCATCTGGATCTGACTATAATGCAATTAAAGGAGCTGCCTTATTTTTCCGGGGCTATTCGTTTTTTAACATTGCATCACTATTCTGCAAACCATTTGACGCTGCATCCGCCCAACAGGACCCCGGCATTCCCATCCGACAAAGTACGGATGTTGAGGTAGAAGATGACAGAGGTACTGTTCAACAGACTTACAATCAGATTATTCAGGACCTAAAAACGGCATTCGAGTTGTTGCCTGAGACAAGTCCAATTAAGTCAAGGCCAACAAAAACTGCCGCACTAGCTGCATTAGCACGAGTATATTTGGCTATGGGAGACTATAAAAATGCAGGGGAGATGGCGGATGCCTGTTTAAAGAAATATAATATTTTATTAGATTTTAAGCTGATCAATAGTTCCGCGCCATTTCCGTTTTCAAGATTTAATACAGAGGTAATATTTAGTGCATCGATGCCTCCTTCATCATCTTTAACTCAGAATAACGCAAAAATTTTAAAATCATTATACGATTCTTATGATGTTAACGATATTAGAAAAACAGCATTTTTCAGAGCGAATACAGGAATAAATATTGGAACTTTTGCCTTCAAAGGAAGTTACGATGGATCATCTAATTTATTTTGTGGTTTTGCGACTGATGAAGTTTATCTCATAAGAGCCGAGTGCTATGCAAGGGATGGCAAAATTACTGAAGCCTTGAAAGATCTGAATGATTTACTAATTACAAGATGGAAAGATCAAACCATAAACGGGATAACAACTACAACATATACCAAATACGTTACAAGTAGTGCTGATGTAGCGCTAGGGTTCGTATTGAATGAACGTAGAAAAGAACTAATATTTAGAGGAATCAGATGGACAGATCTTCGTAGGTTAAATAGAGAAAGTCAGTTTTCTGTGATTTTAAATCGTTCTGTAAATGGCAATTCTTACACTTTACCCCCTAATGATTTAAAATATACTCTGTTGATTCCAAGAGATGTTATTTCTAATTCGTCGATCTCACAAAACCCAAGATAA
- a CDS encoding SusC/RagA family TonB-linked outer membrane protein codes for MKLAAIIMTVFLLQVSASGVAQKVTLNQKSFTLKEVFKEIQKQTGYNVLWQSGKLDDKKRIDVKLTNEPLEIALNKILAKEPFTYAIKDKTIVIREKEPSIRDKDIIIRGKVVDENGNPIAGATVTEKGTDNRAIAGENGEFILTNVAENATIVVTFIGFTPEEYRLTGKKSGISIVLQRSSIKLEEVEILSTGYQKLPRERSTGSFEKIDNKLFNRSVSTDVLSRLEGITTSLLFNKISNVNSTKSPLQQLSIRGRGTLSSFFAPLIVVDNFPYEGDINNINPNDVENITILKDAAAASIWGTRAGNGVIVITTKKGNYDSSLKISLNTNVAIKSKPDLFYYNVINSTDFIGIERFLFSKGYYDGQVGDMFSVLTPVVQILDKQKNGIIDSISAENQINYLKQQDSRNDYLKYIYRHSVNQQYALNVSGGSRQINYLISGGFDKNLNSLVTSNDSRTTLRSIASFKPIKNLEVQSSILYTETQSKNAGSKNPVEYGVMDHFIPYQRIVDDNGKPIENDVNTAIVYLNRAYRDTAGSGRLLDYHYRPLAELDQSSNILKAREILLNLGASYKLNPIFNLSIKYQYQRKSTQGVDWSGIGSYYTRDLINQFTEYDESSLTRAIPIGDILSYNNQELKGYASRAQVDANKTWGTNELVAIAGVEIRENNNRAQTNMVYGYNGDLLQARPVDFAGDHTVWNGNDSPQKIPNGINFSNLTDRYTSVFANAAYTYLGRYTLSASARKDGTNFFGVKSNQKGQPLWSTGLSWILSKEGFYKSSLIEFVKLRVTYGFNGNAVNNAPALAVLNYNSEPNPITGLPFAFVPNPPNPNLRWERVRVLNLGVDFSALKNRLTGTVEYFDKQSSDLINLGPINPTTGFLNSQTNSANMRGKGIDVNINSINIQSKNFSWSSNLLFSYNRNKISRYLASNTNYNVLIAAITGTQINPVEGRDAYGIYTYKWAGLDPKTGDPQGFLNGVISTNYSALDFPTKIEDLDYHGSSLPIYFGAVRNSISWKKFTISANIQYKLGYKFRRQGISYSDLFGSYGSSGSGEFENRWKNSGDENHTNVPSMVYPNNFLRDQFYRGSSINILNGNHIRLQDVNLSYSLKKKTSYFQNAKIYANVSNLGVIWRANKYGIDPDFGPGQFPNPRILAFGINADF; via the coding sequence ATGAAATTAGCCGCTATCATAATGACTGTTTTTCTGCTACAAGTAAGCGCATCAGGTGTTGCGCAGAAAGTGACATTAAATCAAAAGAGTTTTACACTAAAGGAAGTCTTTAAGGAGATCCAGAAACAAACTGGATATAATGTATTGTGGCAGTCTGGAAAACTAGATGATAAAAAGAGGATCGACGTAAAGCTTACTAATGAACCGTTGGAAATAGCTTTAAATAAAATACTGGCAAAAGAACCGTTCACTTATGCAATAAAGGATAAGACAATTGTAATCAGAGAGAAAGAACCATCGATCAGGGATAAGGATATTATTATTCGAGGTAAGGTCGTTGATGAAAACGGTAATCCGATTGCTGGTGCGACCGTTACCGAAAAAGGAACTGATAATCGAGCTATTGCTGGTGAAAATGGAGAGTTTATATTAACTAATGTCGCGGAAAATGCCACAATTGTAGTAACATTTATAGGATTCACTCCAGAAGAGTATCGTTTAACTGGGAAAAAATCAGGAATTAGCATTGTTTTACAGCGAAGTTCTATTAAGCTCGAAGAAGTTGAAATACTTAGTACAGGTTATCAGAAACTACCAAGGGAGCGGTCTACTGGCTCCTTCGAAAAAATTGATAATAAATTATTCAATAGATCAGTTAGTACAGATGTATTAAGTAGATTAGAAGGAATTACAACCAGTTTGTTGTTTAATAAAATCTCAAACGTAAATTCAACAAAAAGCCCGCTTCAACAATTATCCATTCGAGGGAGAGGTACGCTTTCATCTTTTTTTGCCCCGCTCATTGTTGTTGATAATTTTCCATACGAAGGAGATATCAATAATATCAACCCGAACGATGTAGAAAATATTACTATTCTTAAAGATGCAGCCGCCGCATCGATTTGGGGAACCAGGGCTGGAAATGGAGTTATTGTAATTACCACAAAAAAGGGAAACTACGATAGTAGTTTGAAAATTTCATTAAATACAAACGTTGCAATTAAAAGCAAACCTGATTTGTTTTATTACAATGTTATTAACAGCACTGATTTCATAGGGATTGAAAGATTTTTATTTTCAAAAGGATATTATGACGGTCAAGTTGGGGATATGTTTTCTGTTCTGACTCCGGTAGTTCAGATTCTGGATAAACAAAAGAATGGAATAATTGATTCTATTTCAGCAGAAAACCAAATTAATTATTTAAAACAGCAAGACAGTAGAAATGACTATTTAAAATATATATATCGACATTCTGTAAATCAACAATATGCATTAAATGTAAGTGGTGGTAGCCGGCAAATAAATTATTTAATTTCAGGAGGATTTGATAAGAATTTAAATAGCCTTGTTACTTCTAATGATAGCAGGACAACTCTCCGTTCTATAGCCAGCTTTAAACCTATTAAAAATCTTGAGGTACAATCCTCCATTCTTTATACAGAAACCCAATCGAAAAATGCAGGTTCAAAGAATCCAGTTGAGTATGGAGTTATGGATCATTTTATTCCTTATCAACGTATTGTTGATGACAATGGAAAACCAATTGAAAACGATGTTAATACTGCAATTGTCTATCTCAACAGAGCATATAGAGATACTGCTGGGAGTGGTCGTTTACTTGATTATCATTATAGACCACTAGCCGAATTAGATCAAAGCTCCAATATCTTAAAGGCAAGAGAAATTCTACTAAATTTAGGTGCCAGCTATAAACTGAATCCTATATTTAATTTGTCGATAAAATATCAGTACCAAAGAAAAAGCACGCAGGGAGTAGATTGGTCTGGAATTGGCAGTTATTATACACGGGATTTAATAAACCAATTTACTGAGTATGATGAATCTTCTTTAACTCGAGCAATTCCCATTGGAGATATACTAAGTTATAATAATCAAGAATTAAAAGGATATGCTTCTCGTGCTCAAGTAGATGCAAATAAAACCTGGGGTACGAATGAACTAGTTGCAATAGCTGGTGTCGAAATAAGAGAAAACAACAATCGGGCTCAGACAAACATGGTATATGGATACAACGGTGATTTGCTGCAAGCTAGACCTGTTGATTTTGCAGGTGATCATACCGTATGGAACGGTAATGATTCACCACAAAAAATCCCTAATGGCATTAATTTTAGTAATTTGACTGACAGATATACTTCTGTATTTGCCAATGCAGCATACACTTACTTAGGAAGGTACACGCTTTCAGCAAGTGCCAGAAAAGATGGGACAAACTTTTTTGGAGTAAAAAGTAATCAAAAAGGACAGCCTTTATGGTCAACCGGGTTGAGTTGGATTCTATCGAAAGAAGGTTTTTACAAATCTTCTTTAATAGAATTTGTTAAGTTACGAGTAACTTATGGCTTCAATGGGAACGCGGTAAATAATGCCCCTGCCCTTGCTGTATTAAACTATAATTCTGAACCTAATCCGATAACAGGATTACCTTTTGCCTTCGTACCTAACCCACCTAATCCAAATCTCAGATGGGAAAGAGTGCGTGTATTGAACTTGGGAGTTGACTTTTCAGCGTTGAAAAATCGTCTAACTGGTACAGTCGAGTATTTTGATAAACAGTCTTCAGATTTAATTAACCTTGGCCCAATTAATCCTACAACAGGATTTTTAAACTCTCAAACTAACAGTGCCAATATGCGAGGGAAAGGAATTGACGTTAACATCAACTCCATAAATATCCAATCCAAGAATTTCTCATGGTCTTCAAATCTATTATTTAGCTATAACCGAAATAAAATTTCACGTTATTTAGCCAGCAATACGAACTACAATGTACTTATTGCGGCAATAACAGGTACACAAATAAATCCTGTTGAGGGAAGAGATGCTTATGGTATTTACACCTATAAGTGGGCCGGGCTAGATCCTAAAACAGGCGATCCACAAGGTTTTTTGAATGGAGTTATCAGTACAAATTATTCCGCATTGGATTTTCCTACAAAAATTGAAGACCTTGATTACCATGGATCTAGTTTGCCTATATATTTTGGAGCCGTGAGAAATTCAATTTCATGGAAAAAATTCACCATCTCGGCTAACATACAATACAAACTAGGCTACAAGTTTAGACGGCAAGGTATTAGCTATAGCGATCTCTTTGGCTCTTATGGATCCTCAGGCAGTGGTGAATTTGAAAATCGCTGGAAAAACAGTGGGGACGAAAACCATACAAATGTACCTTCAATGGTTTACCCAAATAACTTTTTAAGAGATCAGTTTTATAGGGGTTCTTCTATCAATATTCTGAACGGAAATCATATACGCTTGCAGGATGTTAACCTCAGTTATTCATTGAAGAAGAAAACATCTTATTTTCAGAATGCCAAAATTTATGCAAATGTCAGCAATCTAGGAGTCATATGGCGTGCAAATAAATATGGAATAGACCCAGACTTTGGTCCCGGTCAATTTCCTAATCCAAGAATTTTGGCATTCGGTATAAACGCTGATTTTTAA
- a CDS encoding FecR domain-containing protein yields MSNQYNFKTLIGKYRDGQCSEEEKIVIESWLASELQKDLLSPSVFEIEAADVRMREVIDKHTLIRQSNSSPLWPRLVAAASILIFIGIGFYFYQNYDPLIPTASSQHDIAPGGNKAFLTLANGKRITLTDAKNGELAEQSGVKITKAADGQLVYTVSNVSNENNKKAYNTIETPRGGTYQVRLPDGTKVWLNAASTLRFPSSFARLVNRRVELLSGEAYFEVAKDKKHPFIVQTDRQDVEVLGTHFNINNYPDEASVKTTLLEGSIKIRNKFSLESKILKPNQQAAFTKEEINVTNVDAEEAIAWKNGLFTFDNESIESVMRKIARWYNVDVEFKSKNKDQVFSGTISRFENVSKVLEKLELTGGVHFKIEERRILVMK; encoded by the coding sequence ATGAGTAATCAATACAATTTTAAGACGCTAATTGGCAAATACAGGGATGGACAATGCTCCGAAGAGGAAAAGATAGTAATTGAAAGCTGGTTAGCATCTGAATTACAAAAGGATCTACTTTCACCGTCAGTATTCGAGATTGAAGCAGCAGATGTTCGCATGCGTGAGGTAATCGACAAGCATACTCTTATCAGACAAAGCAACTCCTCCCCTCTTTGGCCACGGCTTGTGGCTGCGGCATCAATACTAATCTTTATTGGAATTGGATTTTATTTCTATCAAAACTATGATCCCCTCATTCCTACAGCCAGTTCACAACATGACATTGCACCTGGCGGAAATAAAGCTTTCCTGACCCTGGCCAATGGAAAACGTATTACTTTGACTGATGCCAAAAATGGAGAATTAGCAGAACAGTCTGGAGTTAAAATCACAAAAGCTGCTGATGGGCAACTGGTCTACACAGTTTCTAATGTTTCTAACGAAAACAATAAAAAAGCTTATAACACTATAGAAACTCCAAGGGGTGGAACCTATCAGGTGCGTTTGCCAGATGGGACAAAAGTATGGCTAAATGCCGCATCAACACTCAGATTCCCTTCATCGTTTGCCAGGTTAGTTAATCGAAGGGTGGAGTTGTTGAGCGGCGAAGCCTACTTTGAAGTAGCTAAGGATAAAAAACATCCGTTTATTGTACAGACAGATCGACAGGACGTTGAAGTATTGGGAACTCATTTTAACATCAATAATTATCCGGATGAAGCTAGCGTCAAAACCACTCTCCTTGAAGGTTCAATAAAAATTCGTAACAAATTTAGCCTGGAATCTAAAATTCTCAAACCAAATCAACAAGCGGCATTCACTAAAGAGGAAATAAATGTTACTAATGTAGATGCTGAAGAAGCAATAGCTTGGAAAAATGGCTTATTCACGTTTGACAATGAGTCGATTGAAAGTGTGATGCGTAAAATAGCACGCTGGTATAATGTTGATGTTGAATTTAAGAGCAAGAATAAAGATCAGGTTTTTTCAGGAACGATATCACGTTTTGAGAATGTGTCTAAGGTCCTGGAGAAATTAGAGTTAACAGGTGGTGTTCATTTCAAAATTGAAGAAAGGAGGATTTTGGTTATGAAATAA
- a CDS encoding RNA polymerase sigma-70 factor, with protein MRLYHNLSDVELTALLKKHDHVAFTEIYDRYRGVLYLHAFKLTQDTVEAEDIVQEIFIYLWDKVATIVFHTGIKSYLYSAVRYKFFNLLDHKKVVTRHEQTFNDFISKGEFITDNQVRENELTRLIEMEIAKLPEKMRIVFELSRKEHLSVSEIAGRLNISNGTVKKQLGNAIRILRLKFGSLFYVLFTGIL; from the coding sequence ATGAGATTGTATCATAACCTTTCCGATGTGGAATTGACCGCTTTATTAAAAAAGCATGATCATGTTGCATTTACAGAAATTTACGATCGTTATCGAGGCGTACTTTACTTACATGCCTTCAAACTGACTCAGGATACTGTTGAGGCGGAAGACATCGTTCAGGAAATTTTTATTTACCTATGGGACAAGGTAGCTACAATTGTTTTTCATACAGGAATTAAGTCTTATCTCTATTCTGCGGTACGCTATAAATTCTTCAACCTTCTGGATCATAAAAAAGTGGTTACCAGGCATGAGCAAACATTCAATGACTTTATTAGCAAAGGTGAATTTATTACCGACAACCAGGTGCGTGAAAATGAACTGACCCGCCTTATTGAAATGGAAATTGCCAAATTGCCTGAAAAGATGCGCATTGTCTTTGAGTTGAGTCGAAAAGAGCATTTGTCTGTTTCTGAAATTGCAGGCAGATTGAACATTTCCAACGGTACCGTAAAAAAGCAACTGGGCAATGCGATAAGAATTCTTAGATTAAAGTTTGGAAGCTTGTTCTATGTGTTGTTCACGGGAATTTTATAA
- a CDS encoding SMP-30/gluconolactonase/LRE family protein — protein MNIYRISFLITVGLLAPFFLNAQSGISAPLFVQSDLKLVSSEFSFTEGCSVDKNGDVFFTDQPNDKIWKYKARDQQLSIFLNKSGRANGTYFDKKGNLITCADEEGQLWSVSPSGKIKIVLISKPGKQFNGPNDIWIHPNGGMYFTDPYYQRDYWKRTAPDLKTEDVYYIPKGSNNVKVAASGMVKPNGIVGTPDGKYLYVADNRTGKTYRFRIEKNGDLIGKELIIERGSDGMTLDNQGRLYLTGAGGVFIYSPDGRLLDQIKVAEIPTNVCFFGKDRDHLFITARKAVYVIKMQSQGVE, from the coding sequence ATGAATATTTATAGAATTAGTTTTTTAATCACAGTAGGATTACTTGCGCCATTTTTTTTGAATGCGCAGTCAGGTATTAGCGCGCCTCTCTTTGTTCAGTCCGACCTTAAACTGGTTTCTTCGGAATTCAGTTTTACGGAAGGTTGCTCTGTTGATAAAAACGGAGATGTGTTTTTTACCGATCAGCCGAATGATAAGATCTGGAAATATAAGGCAAGGGATCAGCAGCTTTCTATTTTTCTGAATAAATCGGGCAGGGCCAACGGAACTTATTTCGATAAAAAGGGTAACCTGATTACCTGTGCTGACGAAGAGGGACAGCTATGGTCTGTAAGTCCTTCCGGTAAAATAAAAATTGTCCTAATTAGCAAGCCTGGCAAACAATTCAACGGACCAAACGATATCTGGATCCATCCCAATGGGGGAATGTATTTTACCGATCCCTATTACCAGCGTGATTACTGGAAAAGGACTGCCCCGGATCTTAAAACTGAAGATGTGTATTATATTCCAAAAGGGAGTAATAACGTAAAAGTAGCTGCCAGCGGGATGGTTAAACCGAATGGTATTGTTGGTACACCCGATGGTAAATATCTGTATGTGGCAGATAACCGGACCGGAAAAACCTACAGATTCCGTATCGAAAAGAACGGAGACCTGATTGGAAAAGAACTGATCATTGAACGGGGTTCTGATGGCATGACACTGGATAACCAGGGGCGTTTATACCTGACTGGTGCCGGAGGTGTTTTTATCTATAGTCCTGATGGCAGGCTGCTCGATCAAATTAAAGTTGCAGAGATCCCTACCAATGTTTGTTTTTTTGGAAAAGATAGGGATCATTTATTTATCACTGCACGCAAAGCCGTATATGTGATAAAGATGCAGAGTCAAGGAGTGGAATAG
- a CDS encoding DUF2019 domain-containing protein → MKIKDIKTALDTFEEACSIHAEATENGDYKTGNKAYKNIMKAVNYLKNGDELTSLKNYMTNPNIGVRLWSASFLLTFDEPAATKVLEDIAKGAGIHSLIAETTLSEWTKGNLKM, encoded by the coding sequence ATGAAAATTAAAGATATTAAAACTGCATTAGACACTTTTGAAGAAGCTTGCTCAATACATGCGGAGGCAACTGAAAATGGAGATTACAAAACTGGTAATAAAGCTTATAAAAATATTATGAAGGCTGTTAATTACCTGAAAAATGGAGATGAACTTACAAGTCTTAAAAATTATATGACTAATCCAAATATAGGAGTTCGCTTATGGTCAGCCTCTTTTTTATTGACATTTGATGAACCAGCAGCTACAAAGGTCTTGGAGGATATTGCTAAAGGTGCTGGTATTCATTCTCTTATAGCAGAGACAACCTTGAGTGAATGGACGAAGGGGAATCTTAAAATGTAA
- a CDS encoding TlpA disulfide reductase family protein, translated as MIKKYTILFSVCFLLLFPFTGNSTSTIAFDNLSLFRNVAEKLRTIKAISYHYNREFSYPSESYHSKSSGEMYLDFSKENDLVGFRYQYRDSAGLSVFNNAEAFDVNIYRKTINIVGKLNKSSFEGRSPIYNSIITLRNILPLVIEDQSIIKKVSDTLIANKSYYLLTFETRNKYPDYLGTGFSTTTQDLIFYNRLIVNKKTLLPLTLLQTKKGSEDLNRTDFTAIKMNPVPPTDHSWYYSSYLNEYKPEKQQSIAIIEAGEVAPDFSLTNYETDLKEELSKFLGHVVLLEFWIKNCGYCIEAVPKLNALNKKYKSAHFRVLGLNTEDNQNAISVFIKKNQVEYPVFWGNNPELNKNYGIAAFPQVVLIDKAGLIIYSGKLDTQKITELIDKSI; from the coding sequence ATGATTAAAAAATATACTATCCTCTTCTCCGTTTGCTTTTTGCTTCTATTTCCTTTTACCGGCAATAGCACCAGCACAATTGCTTTTGATAATTTATCATTGTTCCGGAATGTCGCCGAAAAATTAAGGACTATAAAGGCGATTAGCTATCATTATAATCGCGAATTCAGCTATCCTTCAGAAAGTTACCATTCGAAATCCAGCGGCGAAATGTATCTGGATTTTAGTAAAGAAAATGATCTGGTTGGTTTCAGGTATCAATACCGGGATTCTGCCGGCTTGTCCGTTTTTAATAATGCAGAGGCTTTTGATGTCAATATCTATCGGAAGACCATAAATATTGTGGGCAAACTGAATAAATCCAGCTTTGAGGGGAGGTCGCCGATATACAACTCGATCATCACTTTGAGAAATATTCTTCCTTTAGTCATTGAAGATCAAAGCATCATCAAAAAGGTTTCTGATACTTTGATCGCAAACAAATCTTATTATTTACTAACGTTTGAGACCCGGAATAAATATCCGGATTACCTGGGAACAGGATTTTCAACCACAACTCAGGACCTTATATTTTACAACAGGTTGATCGTGAATAAGAAGACATTATTGCCTTTAACACTACTCCAGACAAAAAAAGGAAGCGAAGATTTAAACCGCACAGATTTTACAGCAATCAAGATGAATCCGGTGCCGCCGACAGATCATTCATGGTATTATTCCAGTTATCTTAATGAGTACAAACCTGAGAAACAGCAGTCGATAGCGATTATAGAAGCAGGGGAGGTTGCGCCTGATTTTAGTTTAACCAATTATGAAACGGATTTGAAAGAAGAACTTTCTAAATTTCTGGGACATGTGGTACTGCTTGAATTCTGGATAAAAAACTGCGGTTATTGTATTGAAGCGGTACCGAAACTAAATGCCTTAAACAAAAAATATAAATCTGCCCACTTCAGGGTCCTGGGTCTGAATACAGAGGATAATCAAAATGCAATAAGTGTATTTATTAAGAAGAACCAAGTGGAATACCCTGTTTTTTGGGGCAATAATCCGGAGCTAAATAAGAACTATGGCATTGCCGCATTCCCACAGGTTGTCCTGATAGATAAAGCCGGACTGATTATTTATTCGGGTAAATTAGATACACAGAAGATAACGGAACTGATTGATAAAAGTATTTAG
- a CDS encoding Crp/Fnr family transcriptional regulator: MEELIEYILQFGNLNLQQIDLIEKNSSAIALKKDEYFSEAGKVPGQVAYVLEGVLRGCYYNNKGEEITRCFISENSLAVDYANFEANMASSEYLQASTNCKLIVFSKQNWEGLSSTIVGWDNIKNKMVQKCLYQKSRKTPVISQDATTRYLEFMGNYPSLINRIPLAYIASYLGVTQQSLSRIRKNIR; this comes from the coding sequence ATGGAAGAACTGATTGAATACATTTTGCAGTTTGGCAATTTGAATCTCCAGCAAATAGACTTGATTGAAAAAAATAGCTCAGCAATAGCGCTTAAAAAGGACGAATACTTTTCCGAAGCAGGAAAAGTTCCGGGACAGGTAGCCTATGTTCTGGAAGGTGTGCTGCGTGGTTGTTATTACAACAATAAAGGCGAAGAAATTACACGTTGTTTCATCAGTGAAAATAGCCTAGCTGTTGATTATGCCAATTTTGAGGCCAACATGGCTTCTTCCGAATACCTGCAAGCCAGCACCAACTGCAAACTCATTGTATTTTCAAAGCAAAATTGGGAAGGACTTTCAAGTACGATTGTTGGATGGGACAACATTAAAAACAAAATGGTTCAGAAATGCCTTTACCAAAAGTCGAGGAAAACTCCGGTAATTTCACAGGATGCGACGACCCGTTACCTGGAATTTATGGGAAATTACCCTTCCCTGATCAACCGCATTCCATTGGCATACATCGCCTCTTACCTGGGTGTTACGCAACAATCATTAAGCAGGATCAGAAAAAATATCCGTTAA
- a CDS encoding SDR family oxidoreductase: protein MKSALITGANKGIGLETAKQLLQKGFFVYLGTRDLKNGIKAVEKLKTEGLSQVEAIQLDVTDESSVKNAREEIGKKTRGLDLLINNAGINGGMPYTALEGSAAQFMTAFDTNVLGVVRVTQSFIDLLRKSPEPRIVNVSTSVGSLSLQSNPDWPAYNYAKYAVYGSSKAAMNMYTVHLAYELRDTPFKVNAVCPGYTKTDFTNQNGGEVGIAANRILKYALMDKDGPTGKFFSEESNPETGEIPW, encoded by the coding sequence ATGAAATCAGCATTAATTACCGGAGCAAACAAAGGCATAGGCCTTGAAACAGCAAAACAATTATTACAAAAAGGATTTTTCGTATATCTTGGAACCCGCGATTTAAAAAACGGAATTAAAGCGGTTGAAAAACTTAAAACTGAGGGATTAAGCCAGGTTGAAGCGATACAGCTAGACGTCACAGATGAAAGCTCTGTAAAAAATGCACGTGAGGAAATCGGAAAGAAAACAAGGGGATTAGACCTGCTTATCAATAATGCCGGTATCAACGGAGGTATGCCCTATACCGCGCTTGAAGGAAGCGCAGCGCAATTTATGACTGCATTTGATACCAATGTATTAGGCGTAGTTAGGGTTACACAGTCCTTCATCGACTTACTGCGAAAATCGCCTGAGCCAAGGATTGTAAATGTGAGTACCAGTGTGGGCTCTCTTTCCCTGCAAAGCAATCCGGATTGGCCAGCATACAATTATGCTAAATATGCAGTGTATGGCTCGTCAAAAGCCGCAATGAATATGTATACCGTTCATTTAGCTTATGAGTTGCGCGACACACCTTTTAAGGTAAATGCGGTTTGTCCGGGTTATACCAAAACAGATTTCACCAACCAAAACGGGGGAGAGGTAGGGATCGCTGCAAATCGCATACTGAAATATGCGTTGATGGATAAAGACGGACCAACAGGCAAGTTTTTTAGTGAAGAAAGCAACCCGGAAACAGGCGAAATTCCATGGTAA